One Pseudanabaena sp. FACHB-2040 genomic window carries:
- a CDS encoding DUF4188 domain-containing protein, protein MPRNTVYPGRFTAKTDEPFVVFLIGMRVNQFWNLRKWTSVAQAMPPMIKTLYENAEEKGFLGAEQFFRLFPLTTMMVSYWRSFEDLERFARSPADPHLAAWQTFMRQVGKDGSVGIYHETYQVQPGQYECIYGNMPQFGLAAATQHVPIVRKTDRACDRIAQPQLSQPENAQF, encoded by the coding sequence ATGCCTCGCAACACTGTATACCCTGGTCGCTTCACCGCCAAAACAGATGAACCCTTCGTCGTCTTTCTCATTGGCATGCGGGTCAATCAGTTCTGGAACCTCCGGAAGTGGACCTCAGTTGCTCAAGCCATGCCGCCGATGATCAAAACCCTCTATGAAAACGCTGAAGAAAAAGGGTTCTTAGGGGCCGAGCAGTTTTTCCGTCTGTTTCCGTTAACAACGATGATGGTGTCTTACTGGCGCTCTTTTGAAGACCTGGAGCGCTTTGCCCGTAGCCCCGCCGACCCTCATCTGGCAGCCTGGCAAACCTTTATGCGGCAGGTCGGCAAAGACGGCAGCGTGGGCATTTACCACGAAACCTATCAGGTGCAGCCCGGCCAGTATGAGTGCATCTATGGCAACATGCCGCAGTTTGGCTTGGCGGCCGCTACCCAGCATGTTCCCATCGTGCGAAAGACGGATCGGGCTTGCGATCGCATTGCGCAACCCCAGCTCTCTCAGCCAGAAAACGCCCAATTCTAG
- a CDS encoding peptidylprolyl isomerase has product MSQAKPGDTVSVHYTGKLDDGTVFDSSANRDPLQFAIGAGHVIPGFEEAVVGLSPGQAVTKMIPPDLAYGPYRDEMVMVVDREQIPPEIPVDVGQQLHLQGPAGQPPLPVLVTDISETQVTLDANHPLAGENLTFEIELLEISS; this is encoded by the coding sequence ATGAGCCAGGCCAAACCCGGCGATACCGTATCAGTGCACTACACCGGCAAACTGGACGATGGCACCGTCTTTGATTCTTCTGCCAATCGCGATCCTTTACAGTTTGCGATCGGGGCTGGTCACGTCATTCCCGGTTTTGAAGAGGCTGTGGTCGGTCTGAGCCCCGGTCAAGCCGTCACCAAAATGATTCCTCCAGATCTTGCCTACGGTCCTTACCGGGATGAAATGGTCATGGTGGTAGACCGCGAACAAATTCCCCCAGAGATTCCCGTTGATGTGGGGCAACAGCTCCATCTCCAGGGGCCTGCAGGCCAGCCGCCGCTGCCGGTGCTGGTTACAGACATCTCTGAGACTCAGGTTACCCTAGACGCAAACCATCCGCTTGCTGGGGAAAACCTCACCTTCGAAATCGAACTGCTTGAAATCTCTAGCTAA
- a CDS encoding Uma2 family endonuclease, translating into MVQAVDTGPMSFEAFVQWLPEDSRHYELHSGTVIEMEPTGSHELIGAFLAEELTLKFRQGALPYTIPKSCLIKPQLPDSGYRPDVIVLDKRELANEPLWESASTVQYGRTLPLLIEVVSTNWRDDYGHKLVEYEAMGVAEYWIVDYRALGAVRYIGKPKQPTITICQLVEGEYQLRRLVLGQTLESSIFPDLNLTIDRVFQSAEC; encoded by the coding sequence ATGGTTCAAGCGGTAGACACTGGCCCCATGAGCTTTGAGGCCTTTGTGCAATGGCTGCCAGAAGATAGCAGGCACTACGAACTCCATAGCGGTACTGTTATTGAAATGGAGCCTACAGGTTCCCATGAGCTAATCGGTGCTTTTCTAGCAGAGGAACTGACGCTGAAATTTCGGCAAGGTGCATTGCCCTATACAATTCCTAAAAGCTGTTTGATCAAGCCCCAGCTTCCCGATTCTGGCTATCGTCCGGATGTGATTGTGCTGGACAAGCGGGAACTGGCTAACGAACCGCTTTGGGAAAGTGCCTCAACGGTGCAGTATGGGCGAACCCTTCCGCTGCTGATTGAAGTTGTCAGCACGAACTGGCGCGACGATTACGGTCACAAGCTGGTGGAATATGAGGCGATGGGCGTTGCCGAGTATTGGATTGTTGACTATCGGGCTTTAGGGGCAGTGCGCTACATCGGTAAACCAAAGCAACCCACGATTACGATTTGTCAGCTGGTAGAGGGTGAATATCAGCTACGCCGTTTGGTATTGGGGCAAACGCTTGAATCGAGCATTTTTCCTGATTTGAACTTAACTATAGATAGGGTATTTCAATCAGCAGAATGCTAA
- a CDS encoding phosphatase PAP2 family protein, with amino-acid sequence MVQSLLRKFAHAWIQYIHPRLSSFVAAANILWLGVCLLSLYVVGQLADEVLEQEAFAFDTTILLWINQISNPVLDRVMLSITQLGNPTIATTVTVVSFLVLWLRHYRLEAKMFAINCLGGATLSTGLKLAFSKVRPQLWPQLIQETTYSFPSGHALGSIVLYGFLAYLLAQHYRQYVKLIYSLTTVLIVAIGLSRLYLGVHWPTDVIAGYGIGFLWITVGIALLRLQQRRKSGILAP; translated from the coding sequence ATGGTTCAGTCTCTTCTTCGCAAATTTGCCCACGCCTGGATTCAATACATTCATCCACGCCTATCTTCGTTTGTTGCAGCCGCTAACATCCTTTGGCTGGGGGTTTGCCTGCTGAGTCTCTATGTGGTTGGTCAGCTTGCAGATGAGGTGCTGGAGCAAGAGGCTTTTGCCTTTGACACAACTATTTTGCTGTGGATTAACCAGATTTCAAATCCTGTTTTAGATCGGGTGATGCTGAGTATTACCCAACTGGGCAACCCCACCATAGCGACCACCGTTACTGTCGTGAGCTTTTTGGTGCTTTGGTTACGACACTACCGCTTAGAAGCCAAAATGTTTGCGATTAACTGCTTGGGTGGGGCGACTTTGAGTACAGGGTTAAAGCTTGCATTTAGTAAAGTCAGACCTCAGCTTTGGCCACAGTTGATTCAAGAGACTACCTACAGCTTTCCCAGTGGGCATGCGTTGGGATCAATTGTGCTGTACGGGTTTTTGGCTTATTTGCTGGCGCAGCATTACCGCCAGTACGTCAAGCTAATTTATAGCCTCACCACGGTATTGATTGTGGCAATTGGGCTGAGTCGCCTGTATCTTGGCGTCCATTGGCCCACGGATGTGATTGCTGGCTACGGCATTGGTTTTCTATGGATAACGGTTGGCATTGCCCTATTGCGGCTTCAGCAGAGAAGAAAATCGGGCATTCTAGCCCCTTAG
- a CDS encoding ABC-F family ATP-binding cassette domain-containing protein: MALLTLRSVKKDFGIKEILKDANFSLEEGDKVGLIGTNGSGKSTLLKMIAGLEPIDSGEIWVNAGARIVYLPQQPEMNEDHTVLEQVFADAGEQMALIREYEDLSHRIGHEPEKADALMTRLSSVAAQIEVANAWDLETNAKVILSKLGIEDLDARISDLSGGYRKRIAIAAALLSDPDGLLMDEPTNHLDAESVEWLQDYLSRFRGALLLITHDRYFLDRVTNRILEIDRGDLYGYSGNYAYYLEKKAEAEETAVSSQRKHAGVLRRELEWLRRGPKARSTKQKARIDRVHDLQNQEFKQGQGKVEIATAGRRIGKKVIELENVSKGYDGRTLIDGFTYTFAPLDRVGIIGPNGIGKSTLMDIITNRIEPDSGRVELGTTIHIGYFDQHSEDLLVNPDQRVIDYLKETAELVKTVDGSVITASQMLERFLFPPNQQYSPIHKLSGGERRRLFLLQVLLGAPNVLILDEPTNDLDVQTLAVLEEYLEEFNGCVIVVSHDRYFLDRTVETIFAFEGVGKLRQYPGNYSVYLDYRKAAEDEQKEDRKAEGRGQRAEGRGQKAEGKQTSLLSPPASPNQTNGGPAQGSAEQAKKLSYKEKREYEQLEAQIPKMEAEKEELEKILYKSPPGGYSEVQKLSERLAELTQTIDTATERWMNLAERME, from the coding sequence ATGGCTCTGCTTACTCTGCGCTCTGTCAAAAAAGATTTCGGCATCAAAGAAATCCTCAAAGATGCCAACTTTAGCCTGGAAGAGGGCGATAAGGTCGGGCTGATCGGCACCAATGGATCAGGCAAGTCCACGCTGCTCAAGATGATCGCTGGCCTTGAACCCATCGACAGCGGCGAAATCTGGGTCAATGCGGGTGCTCGCATTGTCTATCTGCCGCAGCAGCCAGAGATGAATGAAGACCACACCGTTCTAGAGCAGGTCTTTGCCGACGCAGGCGAACAGATGGCGCTGATTCGGGAGTATGAAGACCTGTCTCACCGGATTGGCCATGAGCCAGAAAAAGCTGATGCGCTAATGACTCGCCTATCTAGCGTTGCCGCTCAAATTGAGGTAGCAAATGCGTGGGATTTGGAAACCAACGCCAAGGTGATCTTGAGCAAACTAGGCATCGAAGACCTTGATGCTCGCATTAGCGATCTCTCTGGCGGCTATCGCAAGCGCATTGCCATCGCCGCTGCTCTGCTCTCCGACCCCGATGGGCTGCTGATGGACGAGCCCACTAACCACCTCGATGCCGAGTCGGTAGAGTGGCTGCAAGATTACCTCAGCCGGTTTCGGGGCGCGCTGCTGCTGATCACCCACGATCGCTACTTCCTCGACCGGGTGACCAACCGTATTCTCGAGATCGACCGAGGCGACCTCTATGGCTATTCCGGCAACTACGCCTACTACCTAGAGAAAAAGGCCGAAGCTGAAGAGACTGCGGTCAGCAGCCAGCGCAAGCACGCAGGCGTTTTGCGGCGGGAGTTGGAGTGGCTCAGGCGGGGTCCCAAGGCCCGCAGCACCAAGCAAAAAGCCCGCATCGACCGGGTTCACGACCTGCAAAACCAGGAGTTTAAACAGGGTCAAGGCAAGGTGGAAATTGCCACGGCAGGTCGCCGCATTGGCAAGAAGGTAATCGAACTAGAGAATGTCTCTAAGGGCTATGACGGACGCACCCTGATCGACGGGTTTACCTATACCTTTGCTCCCCTTGATCGAGTCGGCATCATCGGGCCTAACGGAATCGGTAAATCGACTCTCATGGATATCATTACTAACCGCATCGAGCCTGATTCGGGCCGGGTAGAGCTAGGTACCACTATCCATATTGGCTACTTTGACCAACATTCCGAAGATCTGCTGGTCAACCCTGATCAGCGGGTGATCGACTACCTCAAAGAAACAGCAGAACTGGTCAAAACGGTAGACGGCAGCGTGATTACGGCCTCTCAAATGCTGGAGCGGTTTCTGTTTCCACCTAACCAGCAGTATTCGCCTATCCACAAGCTCTCTGGGGGGGAACGGCGGCGGCTGTTTTTGCTTCAGGTGCTGCTGGGTGCGCCAAATGTGCTGATTTTAGACGAGCCGACCAACGACCTGGATGTGCAGACTCTGGCCGTGCTGGAGGAATATCTAGAGGAATTTAACGGCTGTGTGATTGTGGTGTCGCACGATCGCTACTTCCTTGATCGCACCGTTGAGACGATCTTTGCCTTTGAAGGGGTAGGCAAGCTACGTCAGTATCCCGGCAATTACTCGGTCTATCTAGATTATCGTAAAGCCGCAGAGGACGAGCAGAAGGAGGATAGAAAGGCAGAGGGCAGAGGGCAGAGAGCGGAGGGTAGAGGACAAAAGGCAGAAGGGAAACAAACCTCTCTCCTTTCTCCTCCTGCCTCTCCTAATCAAACAAACGGAGGGCCTGCTCAGGGATCGGCTGAGCAAGCTAAGAAGCTCTCCTATAAGGAAAAGCGCGAGTACGAGCAGCTAGAGGCGCAGATTCCGAAGATGGAGGCTGAAAAAGAGGAGCTGGAGAAGATTCTCTACAAAAGCCCGCCAGGTGGCTACAGCGAGGTGCAGAAGCTGTCTGAGCGTCTGGCAGAACTCACGCAGACAATTGATACGGCCACGGAGCGGTGGATGAATTTGGCGGAGCGTATGGAGTAG
- a CDS encoding NYN domain-containing protein, with protein sequence MQASAAQIALLIDADNVSALPESRIALIFSKLESLGTVSLRRAYGHWGKPHLKGWAEVLHKYAIAPIQQFNYSAGKNATDIALSIDAMDLFYSGKFESFCIVSCDSDFTPLVVRLRGQGLNVYGFGEYGKTAITFKEACTDFTYLERGTAQLEPEATTATAHSTKSSGQLNGSDSQARVNANDKNGQAEKAPAPASNNSQNKQTNSNSNDSIEPIFHEAVTKNLKKGGWAEAVAVGTYLSRHQKRKADYNTSTWAAYYKKFPRTFEVKTNNGQTLIRIVDKP encoded by the coding sequence ATGCAAGCATCCGCTGCTCAGATCGCTCTGCTGATCGATGCCGATAATGTCTCTGCGCTGCCAGAATCGCGCATTGCTCTAATCTTCTCAAAGCTCGAAAGCCTAGGGACTGTCTCCTTACGCCGAGCCTATGGTCACTGGGGCAAGCCTCATCTCAAGGGATGGGCGGAGGTTTTGCACAAATATGCGATCGCACCCATTCAGCAGTTCAACTATTCAGCAGGCAAAAATGCTACCGATATTGCCCTGTCCATAGATGCTATGGACTTGTTCTATAGCGGCAAGTTTGAGAGCTTTTGCATAGTTTCTTGTGACAGCGACTTCACCCCTCTCGTCGTCCGATTACGAGGTCAGGGTCTTAACGTGTATGGATTCGGCGAGTATGGCAAAACGGCTATTACTTTCAAAGAAGCCTGCACTGACTTCACCTACCTGGAACGGGGGACAGCCCAGCTCGAGCCTGAGGCAACCACGGCAACCGCCCACAGCACTAAATCATCTGGACAGCTTAACGGCTCTGACTCCCAGGCTAGAGTCAATGCCAATGACAAAAACGGACAGGCTGAAAAAGCGCCCGCGCCAGCCAGCAACAACTCTCAAAATAAGCAGACTAACTCCAATAGCAATGACTCAATCGAGCCGATTTTTCACGAAGCTGTCACTAAAAACCTAAAAAAGGGAGGATGGGCTGAAGCCGTTGCCGTAGGCACCTATCTGTCGCGCCATCAAAAACGCAAAGCAGACTACAACACCTCAACCTGGGCTGCTTACTACAAAAAGTTTCCGCGCACCTTTGAGGTCAAGACTAACAATGGACAAACCCTGATTCGCATAGTAGACAAACCTTGA
- a CDS encoding D-Ala-D-Ala carboxypeptidase family metallohydrolase encodes MVDQVLRINRATVFKLRPEAASLLQPNEMESVATGSTYPLSSYAYADINGSFNGHIKFALKDRTIRGLNTWFVSSLDAQVEADSVVVYPFEDQESIPVLWINQPTALKRRPLDSSLLDASEQVSVPRGKTYSLHSYAFADSQGGFNQHIKFAIRNSVDFVEGRSTWFVYTPHAFVTFDNDVVYPPENPNALVLRVTQNTIFKRRPIQSSQLAPNEQAPASVGTLLVLNSYAFANEQGAFNDHIRFALKYVKDNISGFNTWYIYDRHARVEQAGTIVYPRPTAPPPPPQSQYVGRAFRLPGYTSTFYTDQPIIPNGSFTWGEATKDAARIPESKAIVDNILALAQELQKVRNRLNRPFQVNSWYRPPAVNAAVGGASRSQHLLGTAVDVQVQGLSGRQVANALMLSWNGGIGIYTQMPNVIHLDIGPRRTWGL; translated from the coding sequence ATGGTAGATCAAGTTCTGCGGATCAATCGAGCGACAGTCTTTAAACTACGGCCAGAGGCAGCCTCGCTGCTCCAGCCCAATGAAATGGAGTCAGTCGCTACGGGCAGCACCTATCCGCTCAGTTCCTACGCCTACGCCGATATCAACGGGTCTTTTAATGGGCATATCAAATTCGCCCTGAAAGATCGAACCATTCGCGGTTTGAATACCTGGTTTGTCTCCAGTCTAGATGCCCAGGTAGAAGCAGACAGCGTCGTAGTCTATCCCTTTGAAGACCAGGAGAGCATACCCGTTCTGTGGATTAATCAGCCCACTGCGCTCAAGCGCCGCCCCTTAGACTCAAGCTTGCTCGATGCTTCAGAGCAGGTCTCTGTGCCGCGCGGCAAAACCTATAGTCTGCACTCCTACGCCTTTGCCGACTCCCAAGGTGGCTTTAACCAGCACATTAAATTTGCTATTCGTAACAGCGTTGATTTTGTTGAGGGGCGGAGCACATGGTTTGTGTATACTCCCCACGCCTTCGTCACTTTTGACAACGACGTTGTCTATCCCCCCGAAAACCCAAACGCCCTTGTTCTGAGGGTCACTCAAAACACGATCTTCAAGCGTCGCCCGATACAGTCTTCTCAGCTAGCGCCCAATGAACAAGCACCAGCTTCGGTGGGTACGCTGCTGGTGCTCAACAGTTATGCCTTCGCCAATGAACAGGGGGCCTTTAATGACCACATTCGATTTGCCCTCAAATACGTCAAAGACAACATCAGTGGGTTCAACACCTGGTACATTTACGATCGCCATGCCCGAGTAGAGCAGGCTGGAACGATTGTCTACCCCCGGCCCACTGCCCCACCGCCACCACCACAATCCCAATACGTGGGCAGAGCCTTTCGCCTACCGGGCTACACCTCCACGTTTTACACCGACCAGCCGATCATTCCCAACGGCAGCTTTACCTGGGGCGAGGCCACCAAAGACGCCGCCCGCATCCCGGAGAGCAAGGCCATTGTGGACAACATCTTGGCGCTAGCCCAAGAGTTGCAGAAAGTGCGCAATCGCCTGAATCGCCCCTTCCAAGTTAACTCGTGGTATCGCCCGCCCGCTGTCAATGCAGCCGTGGGAGGTGCCTCCCGCAGCCAGCATTTGCTGGGTACGGCTGTCGATGTTCAGGTGCAGGGGCTGAGCGGGCGGCAGGTTGCCAATGCCCTCATGCTGTCGTGGAACGGCGGTATTGGGATCTACACTCAAATGCCCAACGTCATCCACCTAGACATTGGCCCTAGACGAACCTGGGGACTTTAA